In Cydia strobilella chromosome 6, ilCydStro3.1, whole genome shotgun sequence, one DNA window encodes the following:
- the LOC134742511 gene encoding protein PTHB1, giving the protein MSIFKVKQWWSNNDSRGDQADVGTQNGGCLKVDRFSSHSDSDCIVTGEGSILKLYKPSGQNASHILLESNFNLPILQIETGKFIAGKEDRQILVLHPQSYAVYQLNRKEGHTDVGDQNALESVVKHSFTRRAYSVTCGPFGNIKSRDLICVQSLDGTLSFFDQDTFLFMCIFSDVIIPGPACYVASCDSFVVCKSTWVLEIYSYQQLRELSELTTRQNKKSIPQWVYNAGEEVTSLQAIQTSSNFSSIIALGERHLYCFQDNGLMKYMIKFDYLPICFNAYLIGWYYEPGSRLLVMVASEDSKLFVYENTTLLWSCDLPHFAISISRCFLKLLPGGVVTLSNNGTIQVSYMGTEPDLNANAGSMINDVMDPEVVQAELDNVEETLQRILESKEEITDQYPTIDKIITIKADAGKPVQNLFQEFTQDGALHLCPVVLIITCEDPKMVQSIQITYVCSPPFACSESVICLDSINGSEIVETQVFMSSDADISDTFVRIMLTVTDAKGKIDVLNKKVLLPASLYCVPSEDAHENNIVLYLTVNKPCIKFNEIFTDFSEEEMAEHGDLSESVTFSYRNTKRNVTVRAAVKQYSVEAKEFSDIVAILDHLVIKLSDHYARMDKADFRYNFQFDCELSKQIIVKLLKSIEVHAKERIKLKSSEDELNVLQRQFTLVQKRLLVQYGSLPPGDCDPLEYLMKDTHSRLITCVNDIIQGKKAVSRASSTVTTVGNLIVRILKHTTPDTFKIKLIEEMLALNSLYEDFQELEETVTQALSYIVNEVLKKSEKDREKLAPVTEQGILSHINLKRFLKQIKMIMDRMFEEAGASGTETDKKGKVIRIEEFVEVL; this is encoded by the exons ATGTCTATATTCAAAGTAAAACAGTGGTGGTCAAATAATGATTCGCGGGGAGACCAAGCTGATGTGGGAACCCAAAATGGTGGTTGTCTTAAAGTGGACAGATTTAGCTCTCATAGCGATAGTGACTGTATTGTTACTGGTGAAGGATCAATACTTAAACTTTACAAGCCAAGTGGTCAAAATGCATCGCATATTCTACTAGAAAGTAATTTCAATTTGCCTATACTACAAATTGAAACTGGGAAATTCATAGC TGGAAAAGAAGACAGACAAATCTTAGTTCTGCATCCACAAAGCTATGCCGTCTATCAATTAAACAGGAAGGAAGGCCATACAGACGTCG GAGATCAAAATGCCCTCGAGTCGGTTGTTAAGCATTCCTTCACACGTCGGGCCTACAGCGTGACATGCGGTCCCTTCGGCAATATTAAATCAAGGGACTTAATATGTGTGCAGTCTCTTGACGGTACTTTGAGCTTCTTTGACCAAGACACGTTTCTCTTCATGTGCATCTTTAGCGATGTTATAATCCCGGGCCCCGCGTGTTACGTAGCTAGCTGCGATTCCTTCGTTGTTTGCAAGTCGACGTGGGTGTTAGAAATATAcag CTATCAGCAATTGAGAGAGCTCAGTGAACTAACCACCAGACAAAATAAAAAGAGCATTCCGCAATGGGTTTACAATGCCGGCGAGGAAGTGACGTCGCTACAAGCTATCCAG ACAAGCAGCAATTTCTCAAGCATCATTGCCCTGGGTGAGAGACATCTGTACTGCTTCCAAGACAATGGTCTCATGAAGTATATGATCAAGTTTGATTACTTGCCTATTTGTTTCAACGCGTATCTAATTGGCTGGTATTATG AACCAGGATCCCGTCTCCTAGTAATGGTCGCCTCTGAAGACTCTAAGCTATTTGTATACGAAAACACCACTTTACTATGGTCCTGCGATCTGCCTCATTTCGCAATATCGATATCGCGTTGTTTCCTAAAGTTGCTACCAGGTGGCGTTGTCACGCTCTCCAATAATGGTACTATTCAAGTCAGCTATATGGGGACGGAACCCGATTTAAATGCGAATGCTGGGTCGATGATAAATGATGTTATGGATCCGGAGGTCGTACAAGCTGAGTTAGATAATGTTGAAGAGACACTGCAGAGAATTCTGGAAAGTAAAGAAG AAATAACCGACCAATATCCTACAATAGACAAAATAATAACCATAAAAGCTGACGCCGGAAAACCTGTCCAAAATCTATTCCAAGAATTCACGCAAGACGGCGCCTTACATTTATGCCCAGTTGTCCTCATAATAACATGTGAAGACCCAAAGATGGTTCAAAGTATTCAGATCACATATGTGTGCTCTCCGCCCTTTGCCTGCTCCGAATCTGTGATATGCTTAGATAGTATAAATGGCAGTGAAATAGTGGAAACTCAAGTATTTATGTCCAGTGACGCGGATATCTCTGATACGTTCGTCCGAATCATGCTGACTGTTACGGATGCTAAAGGAAAGATAGATGTGCTGAATAAGAAAGTGTTATTGCCGGCGAGTTTGTATTGCGTGCCTAGCGAAGATGCTCATGAGAATAATATAGTTTTGTATTTGACTGTGAATAAACCTTGCATTAAGTTTAATGAGATATTTACAG ATTTTTCGGAAGAAGAAATGGCAGAACATGGAGACTTGTCAGAATCAGTAACTTTCTCATATAGGAATACAAAGAGAAACGTAACAGTTAGGGCAGCGGTAAAACAATACTCCGTAGAGGCGAAGGAATTTTCAGATATTGTTGCGATATTAGACCATCTGGTTATAAAGTTATCTGACCATTACGCTAGGATGGACAAGGCAGATTTTCGCTATAATTTTCAATTCGACTGTGAATTAAGCAAGCAGATTATTGTCAAGTTGCTAAAAAGTATCGAAGTTCATGCAAAGGAAAGAATTAAGTTAAAAAGCTCGGAG GATGAATTGAACGTACTCCAAAGACAGTTCACTTTAGTACAGAAAAGGCTACTAGTACAATACGGGTCGCTCCCGCCCGGAGACTGTGATCCTTTGGAGTATCTTATGAAGGACACTCACAGCAGATTGATTACATGTGTTAACGATATTATACAAGGCAAGAAAGCTGTTTCTAG agCAAGTAGCACTGTAACTACAGTTGGTAACCTCATTGTGCGTATTCTGAAACATACTACGCCGgatacttttaaaataaaattaatagaagAAATGTTGGCGCTAAATTCTTTATATGAAGATTTTCAA GAGTTGGAAGAAACGGTTACTCAAGCATTATCGTACATTGTGAACGAAGTGTTGAAAAAATCAGAAAAGGATAGAGAGAAATTAGCACCAGTTACTGAACAGGGGATACTGTCTCATATTAATTTAAAGAGGTTTTTGAAGCAGATCAAAATGATCATGGATCGAATGTTTGAAGAGGCAGGGGCAAGCGGAACTGAGACTGATAAAAAGGGAAAAGTGATACGAATTGAAGAGTTTGTGGAGGTGTTATGA
- the LOC134742158 gene encoding caspase-1: protein MSEPKPENNGNGSNGDEQRENGGGDEGDAWGSSDSSYIRQVAKMPVDRNAAYYNMNHKNRGMAIIFNHEHFDIHSLKSRTGTNVDSDNLSKVLKALGFRVTVCHNLKSEDINRYIQDLAGMDHTDNDCLLIAVLSHGELGMLYAKDTHYKPDNLWYYFTADKCPSLAGKPKLFFIQACQGDKLDGGITLATSNRTETDGLSSSTYRIPIHADFLIVFSTVPGYFSWRNTTRGSWFMQALCEELRYAGTDRDILTLLTFVCQKVALDYESNTPDMPTMHQQKQVPCITSMLTRLLVFGSKK, encoded by the coding sequence ATGTCGGAGCCAAAACCAGAAAACAATGGTAATGGTAGTAACGGAGACGAACAAAGGGAGAACGGCGGAGGAGATGAAGGTGACGCGTGGGGAAGCAGTGACTCCTCATACATACGGCAAGTGGCAAAAATGCCTGTCGATAGGAATGCCGCATATTATAACATGAACCACAAAAACCGCGGCATGGCCATTATCTTCAACCACGAGCATTTTGATATTCATAGCCTCAAATCGCGCACGGGAACGAACGTCGATAGCGATAACTTGAGCAAGGTGCTCAAGGCCCTTGGCTTCAGAGTCACAGTTTGCCACAATCTGAAATCTGAAGACATCAATAGGTACATACAGGACCTTGCTGGCATGGATCACACCGATAATGATTGCCTGCTTATTGCAGTGCTGAGCCATGGCGAACTTGGTATGTTGTATGCTAAGGATACTCACTACAAGCCAGACAACTTGTGGTACTACTTCACAGCTGATAAATGCCCATCATTGGCCGGTAAACCAAAGCTGTTCTTTATACAAGCTTGTCAAGGAGATAAGCTTGATGGTGGCATTACTCTAGCAACCTCTAATCGTACTGAAACTGATGGCTTGTCCAGTTCAACCTACAGGATCCCTATTCATGCTGATTTTCTGATAGTGTTTTCTACTGTGCCCGGGTACTTTTCTTGGCGCAACACTACCCGTGGGTCCTGGTTCATGCAAGCACTGTGTGAGGAGCTGCGATATGCTGGAACTGATAGAGACATTCTGACACTGCTAACATTTGTTTGTCAAAAAGTGGCTCTTGACTATGAGTCAAACACTCCGGACATGCCAACTATGCACCAACAGAAGCAGGTGCCGTGCATCACCAGTATGCTGACCAGACTCCTTGTATTTGGCAGTAAGAAATAA